A single window of Cellulomonas sp. NTE-D12 DNA harbors:
- a CDS encoding alpha/beta hydrolase has translation MHLHTSSSADGVDEHDFTVDDVPGVLWTPSGAVEPPPALVLMGHGGGLHKRAPGLVARARHLVGTYGYAVAAIDAPGHGDRPRSAADQRLVDAMLAARAAGQPLAPIVVELNASIAERAVPEWRATVDALQALPQVGAQAPIGYTGLTLATGIGIPLILADARIRAAVLGGYFGTEPVLALARQVTVPVEVILSWDDPELDRPSGLALFDAFGSPHKTLRAHVGDHRQVPWVEVEQSERFLEWYLTGSGA, from the coding sequence ATGCACCTGCACACCTCCTCGTCCGCCGACGGCGTCGACGAGCACGACTTCACCGTCGACGACGTCCCCGGGGTCCTGTGGACCCCCAGCGGTGCCGTCGAGCCACCCCCCGCCCTGGTGCTGATGGGTCACGGCGGCGGGCTGCACAAGCGCGCGCCGGGCCTCGTGGCGCGGGCCCGTCACCTGGTCGGCACGTACGGGTACGCCGTCGCGGCCATCGACGCGCCCGGGCACGGCGACCGTCCGCGCAGCGCCGCGGACCAGCGCCTGGTCGACGCGATGCTGGCCGCCCGCGCGGCCGGTCAGCCCCTCGCGCCGATCGTCGTCGAGCTCAACGCCTCGATCGCCGAGCGGGCCGTGCCGGAGTGGCGCGCGACGGTCGACGCGCTGCAGGCGCTCCCGCAGGTCGGTGCTCAGGCGCCGATCGGGTACACCGGCCTGACACTGGCCACCGGCATCGGGATCCCGCTGATCCTGGCCGACGCCCGCATCCGCGCGGCGGTGCTGGGCGGGTACTTCGGCACCGAGCCCGTGCTCGCCCTCGCCCGGCAGGTGACCGTCCCGGTCGAGGTGATCCTCTCCTGGGACGACCCCGAGCTGGACCGCCCTTCCGGGCTGGCGCTGTTCGACGCCTTCGGCTCTCCGCACAAGACGCTGCGGGCCCACGTCGGCGACCACCGCCAGGTGCCGTGGGTCGAGGTCGAGCAGTCGGAGCGGTTCCTCGAGTGGTACCTGACGGGGAGTGGTGCCTGA
- a CDS encoding LacI family DNA-binding transcriptional regulator, protein MSSTRPPVMSDVAALAGVSHQTVSRVLNDHPSVRPATRRRVLDAVAALGYRPNLAARALVTRRSGTIGVLSSGSALFGPTSTLIAIENAARELGLFVSLATLPAWSSDDVASVLEHFMTEGVDGVVVLAAHDDAVEAVRSFASPVPVVMVGPMALPAPLRSVAVDHYAGARQAVRHLLDLGHRDVLHLAGPTDWLDARRRIEGWHDELAAAGIEAVEPSTGDWSADRGYAVGRELVAGGPPTAVFAANDQLALGLLRAFWEAGLRVPDDVSVVGFDDVDGSAHFVPPLTTVRQDFGRLGERCLQVLLETIAGGTPPGSELIPTSLVVRGSTAAPRR, encoded by the coding sequence ATGTCCAGCACACGCCCACCCGTGATGAGCGACGTCGCCGCGCTCGCCGGGGTGTCCCACCAGACCGTCTCCCGGGTCCTCAACGACCATCCCAGCGTGCGTCCGGCCACCCGACGGCGGGTGCTCGACGCGGTCGCCGCACTGGGGTATCGCCCCAACCTCGCCGCGCGGGCGTTGGTGACCCGTCGCAGCGGCACCATCGGCGTCCTCTCGTCCGGCTCCGCGCTGTTCGGGCCGACCAGCACGCTGATCGCGATCGAGAACGCGGCCCGGGAGCTCGGGCTGTTCGTGTCCCTGGCCACGCTGCCGGCGTGGAGCTCGGACGACGTCGCGTCCGTGCTCGAGCACTTCATGACGGAGGGTGTCGACGGGGTCGTGGTGCTCGCGGCGCACGACGACGCGGTCGAGGCGGTGCGCTCCTTCGCCTCCCCGGTGCCGGTGGTGATGGTGGGGCCGATGGCCCTGCCTGCGCCGTTGCGGTCGGTCGCGGTGGACCACTACGCCGGCGCGCGCCAGGCGGTGCGGCACCTGCTGGACCTCGGGCACCGGGACGTGCTGCACCTGGCCGGCCCGACCGACTGGCTGGACGCACGCCGCCGCATCGAGGGCTGGCACGACGAGCTGGCGGCCGCCGGCATCGAGGCGGTCGAGCCGAGCACGGGCGACTGGAGCGCCGACCGCGGTTACGCCGTCGGGCGGGAGCTGGTGGCGGGTGGGCCGCCGACGGCGGTGTTCGCCGCCAACGACCAGCTGGCGCTCGGCCTGCTGCGGGCGTTCTGGGAGGCCGGCCTGCGGGTGCCGGACGACGTGTCGGTGGTGGGGTTCGACGACGTCGACGGGTCCGCGCACTTCGTCCCGCCGCTGACCACCGTCCGCCAGGACTTCGGCCGGCTGGGGGAGCGCTGCCTGCAGGTGCTGCTCGAGACGATCGCCGGCGGTACCCCACCCGGGAGCGAGCTGATCCCGACCAGCCTCGTCGTACGGGGCAGCACCGCCGCGCCGCGGCGCTGA
- a CDS encoding alpha/beta hydrolase — protein sequence MPIAARPSTGLRRSTRLGAASALLVVGLVLAGCTPAPAKHRTSPTGNASRSVSAPATPVPADLTRFYSQTVQWKGCSGVAAPQGETAQCGTVTVPLDWAQPAGPTIDLAVARLKAKGSDTVGSILVNPGGPGASAVDFLETAGTVVSAEVRDEYDLVAFDPRGVQRSAPVKCYDGPQMDKLVAADFDLSTDAGVQAQEKAWADFGAACAQNTGAVLGHVDTISSAKDMDVVRAAVGDVTLDYLGYSYGTKLGATYAALFPKTVGRMVLDSALDPTLDADAVAAGQAAGFESALRAYVTDCLGGKGCPLTGDVDTAMKEIAGLLTHTHTTPLPTGTSRRLTAPLAFTGIAYPLYSQKAWPMLTQALTAAVKGDGSGLLQLADAYYDRASDGRYTTNTTEAFTAIDCLDSRGSSDLATMRTQAAAIKQAAPTVGDFFAYSGTTCASWPVPQATDLTDYSAKGAPPIVVIGTTNDPATPYVWAQKMASTLSSGVLLTHVGEGHGAYGLSNSCVQNAVDDYFLDGTAPKAGTRC from the coding sequence ATGCCCATCGCCGCCCGGCCGTCCACCGGCCTGCGCCGGTCCACCCGCCTCGGTGCGGCATCGGCCCTGCTCGTCGTCGGACTCGTGCTCGCCGGCTGCACGCCGGCCCCCGCCAAGCACCGGACCAGCCCCACGGGAAACGCCTCGCGGAGCGTGTCGGCGCCCGCGACCCCGGTCCCGGCGGACCTGACCCGGTTCTACTCGCAGACCGTGCAGTGGAAGGGCTGCTCCGGCGTCGCGGCGCCGCAGGGCGAGACCGCCCAGTGCGGCACCGTCACGGTCCCGCTCGACTGGGCCCAGCCGGCCGGCCCGACCATCGACCTGGCCGTGGCACGGCTGAAGGCCAAGGGGTCGGACACCGTCGGGTCGATCCTGGTCAACCCGGGTGGACCGGGCGCCTCGGCCGTCGACTTCCTCGAGACGGCCGGCACCGTGGTGAGCGCCGAGGTGCGCGACGAGTACGACCTGGTGGCCTTCGACCCCCGCGGCGTGCAGCGGTCGGCGCCGGTGAAGTGCTACGACGGCCCGCAGATGGACAAGCTGGTGGCCGCCGACTTCGACCTGTCGACCGACGCCGGCGTGCAGGCCCAGGAGAAGGCGTGGGCCGACTTCGGTGCCGCGTGCGCCCAGAACACGGGCGCCGTGCTGGGGCACGTGGACACCATCAGCTCCGCGAAGGACATGGACGTGGTGCGGGCCGCGGTCGGCGACGTGACGCTCGACTACCTCGGCTACTCGTACGGCACCAAGCTCGGCGCCACCTACGCGGCGCTGTTCCCCAAGACGGTCGGCCGCATGGTGCTCGACTCGGCGCTCGACCCGACGCTCGACGCCGACGCCGTCGCGGCCGGCCAGGCAGCCGGCTTCGAGAGCGCCCTGCGGGCGTACGTCACCGACTGCCTGGGCGGGAAGGGCTGTCCGCTGACGGGCGACGTGGACACCGCGATGAAGGAGATCGCCGGCCTGCTGACCCACACGCACACCACGCCGTTACCGACCGGCACCTCCCGCCGGCTGACGGCGCCGCTGGCCTTCACCGGCATCGCCTACCCGCTGTACTCGCAGAAGGCCTGGCCGATGCTGACCCAGGCGCTGACCGCCGCGGTGAAGGGCGACGGCTCCGGGCTGCTGCAGCTGGCCGACGCGTACTACGACCGCGCGTCCGACGGCCGGTACACCACCAACACCACCGAGGCGTTCACCGCCATCGACTGCCTGGACTCGCGCGGCTCGTCGGACCTGGCGACCATGCGCACGCAGGCCGCCGCCATCAAGCAGGCGGCGCCCACCGTCGGGGACTTCTTCGCGTACTCCGGCACCACCTGCGCGAGCTGGCCGGTGCCGCAGGCGACGGACCTGACCGACTACTCGGCGAAGGGCGCGCCGCCGATCGTCGTCATCGGCACCACCAACGACCCGGCGACGCCCTACGTCTGGGCGCAGAAGATGGCCTCGACCCTCTCGTCGGGCGTCCTGCTCACCCACGTCGGGGAGGGGCACGGCGCGTACGGCCTGTCCAACTCCTGCGTGCAGAACGCCGTGGACGACTACTTCCTCGACGGCACGGCCCCCAAGGCCGGCACGCGCTGCTGA